From the genome of Gloeocapsa sp. DLM2.Bin57:
GCTCGTATCGCGGGTATTCTCGGTGGAAGAGCCGCAGAAGAAGAAATCTTTGGCTACGATGAAGTAACCACAGGAGCAGGTGGAGACCTACAACAAGTTACTAACTTGGTACGTCAAATGGTAACCCGTTTTGGGATGAGTGATTTAGGACCACTATCTCTAGAAAGTCAAACAGGAGAAGTATTCCTCGGTGGTGGATTTATGAACAGATCCGAATATTCCGAAGAAGTAGCATCTCGCATCGATAGCCAAGTTCGCTCTATCATAGAACATGGTCATAGTGTGGCTAGACAAATTGTCCGTGACAATCGGGAAGTAATCGATCGCCTAGTAGATCTGCTGATCGAAAAAGAAACCATCGATGGTGAAGAGTTTCGTCGAATTGTGTCAGAATATACTCACGTTCCCGAAAAAGAGCAGTTTGTTCCACAACTGTAATTAACTAAACTAGTTATGGCAAGAATCGAAACCAAAACAGAGCCCATGGTTATTAACATGGGTCCTCAACATCCCTCGATGCACGGTGTACTACGTCTGATTGTCACTCTCGATGGTGAAGATGTAGTGGATTGTGAGCCAGTCATTGGTTACCTCCATCGAGGTATGGAAAAAATCGCCGAAAATCGTACTAATGTTATGTACGTTCCCTACGTCAGTCGTTGGGATTACGCCGCAGGAATGTTTAACGAAGCGATTACGGTTAACGCACCCGAAAAACTCGCTGATATAGAAGTTCCTAAAAGAGCACAATATATCCGAGTTATTATGCTTGAACTTAATCGTATTGCTAATCATTTACTCTGGTTAGGTCCATTTTTAGCTGACGTAGGCGCACAAACCCCATTTTTCTACATTTTCCGTGAACGGGAGATGATTTATGACCTCTGGGAAGCAGCTACAGGAATGCGTTTAATTAATAACAACTATTTCCGTATCGGTGGAGTAGCTGTTGATCTTCCCTATGGTTGGATCGACAAATGCGAAGACTTTTGTAAATATTTTGCCCCCAAAATAGACGAGTACGAAAAATTAATCACTAATAACCCGATCTTTCGTCGTCGTGTCGAAGGAGTAGGTACGGTTACTCGTGAAC
Proteins encoded in this window:
- a CDS encoding NAD(P)H-quinone oxidoreductase subunit H, whose product is MARIETKTEPMVINMGPQHPSMHGVLRLIVTLDGEDVVDCEPVIGYLHRGMEKIAENRTNVMYVPYVSRWDYAAGMFNEAITVNAPEKLADIEVPKRAQYIRVIMLELNRIANHLLWLGPFLADVGAQTPFFYIFREREMIYDLWEAATGMRLINNNYFRIGGVAVDLPYGWIDKCEDFCKYFAPKIDEYEKLITNNPIFRRRVEGVGTVTREQAINWGLSGPMLRGSGVKWDLRKVDRYECYDDFDWDVHWETAGDCFARYLVRIREMRESNKIILQALKGIPGGPYENLEAKRLAEGKKSPWYGFDYQYIAKKVAPTFKIPSGEHYVRLESGKGELGIFIVGNDNVFPWRWKIRAPDFNNLQILPHILKGVKVADIMAILGSIDIIMGSVDR